The proteins below come from a single Pseudanabaena sp. BC1403 genomic window:
- a CDS encoding DUF86 domain-containing protein — translation MHERSLLLQLFLEINEAIRRIERRFIGIDKPDDFTCNDEGLDRLDSISMMLIAISENVRKIDKIIGKEFFDKYPDINWADVKGIRNILAHAYFDIDPDEVYTICSTELDQLKHALEKIRSEVFSE, via the coding sequence ATGCATGAGCGATCTTTACTTTTGCAATTATTTCTTGAAATTAATGAAGCAATTAGAAGAATTGAGAGACGGTTTATTGGCATTGATAAACCCGATGATTTTACTTGCAACGACGAGGGGCTTGATCGTTTAGACAGTATCAGCATGATGCTGATTGCGATCAGTGAAAATGTTCGCAAAATCGACAAAATTATTGGCAAAGAATTTTTTGATAAATATCCCGACATTAACTGGGCAGATGTCAAAGGAATTAGAAATATATTGGCTCATGCCTACTTCGATATCGATCCTGATGAAGTTTATACAATATGTTCTACTGAGTTAGACCAATTGAAACATGCCTTAGAAAAGATTCGCAGTGAAGTTTTTTCTGAATAA
- a CDS encoding Txe/YoeB family addiction module toxin: MRRRILFEAEAFEDYNAWAKMDRKTYNKIVELIKDIERSPFSGIGKPEPLKYGLSGFWSRRISDEHRLVYQVTDTEILIAACKSHYE; encoded by the coding sequence ATGAGAAGACGAATCCTCTTTGAAGCAGAAGCCTTTGAGGACTATAACGCATGGGCAAAAATGGATCGCAAAACTTACAACAAAATTGTAGAACTTATCAAAGATATTGAGCGATCGCCTTTTTCAGGTATCGGTAAACCTGAGCCTCTAAAATATGGACTCAGTGGATTTTGGTCAAGACGCATTAGTGATGAACATCGTCTCGTCTATCAAGTCACTGATACAGAGATTCTAATTGCTGCTTGTAAAAGTCATTATGAGTAA
- a CDS encoding BrnA antitoxin family protein → MQDSDIDYSDAPATNTEFWQKATLNIPPVKVPVTLRIDPNVLAWYKQQVPRGYQTLINTVLKKYMTEHQTE, encoded by the coding sequence ATGCAGGACTCTGACATCGACTACTCAGATGCACCAGCCACTAATACCGAATTCTGGCAAAAAGCTACACTCAACATTCCCCCCGTCAAAGTTCCCGTCACCCTCAGAATCGATCCAAACGTCCTAGCATGGTACAAGCAACAGGTTCCAAGAGGCTACCAAACCTTGATTAACACTGTCCTCAAGAAATATATGACAGAACATCAAACAGAATAG
- a CDS encoding HNH endonuclease produces the protein MSSIPKSIRQQVISEAEQRCEYCLTSSRLIGMPLVIDHILPKSLGGSDERENLAASCYRCNEFKGARIQGIDPETDELTMFFNPRKQLWIEHFAWINGATQVIGVTAAGRVTVIALRINNEYIVATRSIWVARGWHPPY, from the coding sequence ATGTCATCTATTCCAAAGTCTATTCGCCAACAAGTTATCTCTGAAGCTGAGCAGCGCTGTGAATACTGTCTCACCTCTAGTCGGCTAATCGGGATGCCATTAGTTATCGATCATATTCTTCCTAAATCGCTTGGCGGTAGCGATGAACGCGAAAATTTAGCAGCTTCTTGCTATCGCTGTAATGAGTTTAAAGGTGCAAGAATTCAAGGCATTGATCCCGAAACAGATGAATTAACAATGTTCTTTAATCCACGAAAACAATTATGGATAGAACATTTTGCTTGGATAAATGGAGCAACTCAGGTTATTGGTGTCACAGCAGCTGGTAGAGTCACAGTCATAGCTTTACGAATTAATAATGAATATATTGTAGCAACAAGAAGTATTTGGGTTGCGAGAGGCTGGCATCCACCTTATTAG
- a CDS encoding nucleotidyltransferase family protein yields MLANSLDKEYILKELRFIKAELSDRYKVSKIGIFGSVARNEANENSDIDIVVEMEPNMLKRASLKTELESRFGRKVDVIRYRNNMNAYLKSRIDEDAIYA; encoded by the coding sequence ATGCTTGCAAACTCATTAGATAAAGAATATATATTGAAAGAGTTACGCTTTATAAAGGCAGAATTAAGCGATCGCTATAAAGTCAGCAAAATTGGCATATTTGGCTCAGTTGCAAGAAATGAAGCCAATGAGAATAGCGATATTGATATTGTGGTAGAAATGGAACCTAATATGTTAAAACGCGCTAGTCTTAAAACAGAACTGGAATCAAGATTTGGCAGAAAAGTAGATGTGATTCGATATAGAAATAATATGAACGCTTATTTAAAATCAAGGATCGATGAGGATGCTATTTATGCATGA
- a CDS encoding BrnT family toxin codes for MEFEWDSEKNKANLAKHGIDFEFAKEIFSGVWISKPDNRKDYGENRFIAIGVLEEFVLLAVYTMREQKIRIISIRRANTEEREIYYGYIERRTTENPWTDAGL; via the coding sequence ATGGAATTTGAATGGGATAGCGAAAAAAATAAAGCTAATCTTGCAAAACATGGGATTGATTTTGAATTCGCTAAGGAAATCTTTTCGGGAGTTTGGATTTCAAAACCTGATAATCGAAAGGACTATGGTGAAAACCGCTTTATTGCGATTGGAGTATTAGAAGAATTCGTTCTTCTTGCTGTCTACACCATGAGAGAACAGAAAATACGCATCATCTCCATCAGACGCGCAAATACAGAAGAAAGGGAAATTTACTATGGCTATATCGAGAGAAGAACAACTGAAAATCCTTGGACAGATGCAGGACTCTGA